One Balaenoptera acutorostrata chromosome 5, mBalAcu1.1, whole genome shotgun sequence genomic window, atattttttaaatatactatatatgttAAGAATAAGGGGTGaagttttcttcctctgtaacaGCTGTTTCAAGAGTTTAATGGATTAGGAGATTAGTTTTAACCTTGAAGAAAAAAGTACAAATTTGTCTCATTAGGATATTTCTACCAAGCATTTTTTAAGGCTATATTTTAAAGTTGgtttcaaaaagaaggaaaagtttcatttaaaaaataatttagtgaaTTATGTTCTTTCATAACTTCCACCCTAACTTGTTACAAAGTCTAAAGATTCTTAGTTTTGTGCACTAATTTAcatctatatttaaattttacttgtatcttaaaacaagaattttatgttaaaaaaaaacccactaaataCATTTGTATAAAGGCTGTAAATGTCCAATGGTAAATGctctgtcttaatttttttttctaccacaACGAGAAACAGGTCTCTGCAAACAGAGACTTGGGTTCTTAAGGTTCAGCTTTCTGAGGAACTGTGGGCTGCGGATCTGAATAACACACAGAAACAACTCGATTTCTCTTTTTACAACGGTACCAGAACTTCACAGCTACAATGAGtatgaacacatgaaaaaatgactTCACTCAAACAGGATTTAGAAAAGTTGGGGTGACCTCAGGGCCAGGGCAGCACCCTTGCATGGTGAGGTTTATAGTCAGTCGTTCGATCatggagagagtgtgtgtgtgtgcgcacatgtgtgtgtgtgcacgcacatatgtgtgtgtgtgtatatacagatatctatatttataaataaccATGGTTAGTCCTTTACAAGCCTGTAAATATGATGCTGTGCTCCATGTTCACTATTTGAAACTTCAAATACACAGGCCATGCACAGGAGAGTTTCTTGTGTATCCCTGTTTGTTACCACCAACAAAATTGTGAAGTTTTCCAAAACACTGTTCATCATATATTTCTCTGGTAAGTGTTTGAGCTTGTGGATGAAACTGATCATATATTCACACGTCGGGGACCGGTTTATTCGGTATACAAATCGGCCATTCTCAAACCTTGCATATTCCGTCTCTACTTTTTCTACTGCTTGCTTCCCAAAGGAGCAAACTTTGGTGGAACAGGTGACTGTCATATTCTCAGAACTCTCATACTGACTGGTCACGCCATAAAAAGCCCCGACATCATCTTGAATACTGCAGTTTAAATCAGCCCAGAATTTTATGAGGAAGAAGGCATTTTGAGGGCCCTTTCCAAACAATTCCTTTAAGCCAGCTTTCTTTTCAGGAAATTTGTCATAAATCTGACGAATGTCCACTGATAAGAGCAATGGGTCACTGTAATAATGGTTGGCATGCCCAGTGTGCACGAAGAGGTGTTTGTTGTACCAGTCTGGGTCTCGCCGCCGTTCGAGGAAAGCTGAGAACTCCACCAGGCGGAGTTTGGTTGTGCCAATGGAGCGGCCCTGCCAGGCCGGGACCGAGGGAGCTGGGGCTGACGCAGGCTCAAACCCTGGAATGGGGGCTGTGACCGCTGGCTGGATGGGGTAGGCCTGCTGCACGAAGGGCTTGACGTCTTGTGAGGATCCAGGCTGTCCTGTCTGTATCATTCCTGGCCAGAACCCCGGCGCCCCTGGGAAGGTGGGGCGTGGAATCCCTGGCAGCCCCAGCTGGCTGTGAATGGCAGTGGCTGATTCGATCTGGGCTGACGACATGGCGGCCATGTGCTGCAGGGCCTTATCCTTCGCAGTCTGATCCTTTAGCTTGGAATGAAAATCACAAGATTTCCTTCTGGCAAGAACCTGAATGTGACTAGACACCTTAACGGCGGCTTGAATTTCTCAAACTTTCTTTCTTGCTAAGACGTGTATATGACTAGACACCTGTTTTCTGGTCCTCGTCTTCCCGGTCCTGAGTCTGATGTATCTGGCTATCAATTCATTCCTACCATACATCTTGCCTTCATCTGATAAGATGATTTTCCTCCTCCCACATGGTGGATAGATAGCCAAGGCTTCCTGAAAGCTCTGCTCAGTGTCGGGGGCTCCAGACCCCTTCTGCATCATTGTCAATGGGCTTACCTGCAGAGTCACTCATCCTTTCCATGTTTTCGGCAGGGCTCTCACTGCCGCTCCAGCTGCTCGGCTCAATTTTGGCGGTTGAATTTTCCAAGCCGAAGCCTGGAGCCTTTTCAAGTAAATAAACCGAAGGGAAGTTTTCCAGGGAGAGTCTCCTCCAGGGTTTGGTGGTTACTGCGACTCAGTCTTTCTTGGACACAATGTTTCTGCTGACTCCTGAAAATTTTCCACTTGAATGTGCAACgaagcagcggcggcggcggcagcaacAGTGCTGCCGCAGCGCCCGGTGAGTCCCAGGAAAACTTCGGCGCCGCTTCCCCCGCCTTCAGCTCGGAGCCCAGCTCCTGCTCCCCGGGCTGGgccaccctcccccgcccccagcgccGCTCCTGCCCCGGGGCCGGCTGGACGTGCTGGGCTGCTGCCCGTGGCTCCAGGCAAAGGTGGACGGGGTCGGGGGCCTTCACTGCATGGCCTGTCCCCGGACGCGGCCGCCCTGAGCCCGGGCCCCGCCGCGCGGACTGGCTCGCAGGGTGGAAGCGAGTCTGCAAAGTGCTTGGTGGGCGCCCGTGGCGGGCGGCGGGGCCGCGGCGGCAGCTGCAGAGGCTCGGCTCGGCTCCGGCCTCCTTGAGGAttttaatagcaaaaagaaaaaaaaagaatttgatctTCTCCCCATTCTCATATAAGTGAAGGCAGTCAAGACAGGTGCAGTTTGGAGAGGGAATATTGTACTAAAACAGGGATCActaagaaggaaataatattgttataatttATGTCGAagatgttctgcctatgttttcctctaggagttttatggtttctgttcttatatttaggtatgatatcatttatatgtggaatctaagaaataaaacaaactagtgaatataacaaaaaagaagcagactcagatatagagaacaatctagtggtttgttctctatatctgtgagtctgcggGGAGAGGGAAGCTGAGAGGGACaagatagaggtaggggattaaaaggtgcaaactactgtgtataaaattagctacaaggatatattgtacaatgaagggaatgtagccaatattttataagagcaataaatataatctttaaaaattgtggatcACTGTATTGTACATCTGTAACGTATACTATTGTACATAAactattctttaaattttaaaaaagtatacagGATGATGTGTgtgggttatatgcaaatactacgaCATTctatataagagacttgagcatccttgaatTTTGGTATCTGAGTGGGCTCCTGGAACAAATCCCCAGGGATACAGAGAGAGACAACTGTACTTGGTCATAGTAAATCAAGGGGAAGGCATATTCACTCTATGttaagtacaaaataaataaatatcatttagtCCTCACCAAAAAAGAGGGGGGGGGATAATAATGGGTTAAAGGCCACGAGTTCAGTATATATTAAATGACTTCAAGATAACTGTGAGACAGCTAACTACAGATGTTGAGTAACCCGTTACATACAGGAGTTGGAAGTTATGAACAGTGCTTTGACTTGGAAACACAAATTTTAGAGTCCTCATAGTTATTACTATCCACGGAGGGCCACTGTCAGAAAGCTTAGAATCATAGCCTCCTTTGCAACAAGCTCTGTCCCATTGAAAAATCCTGGTGTTATAACATCCAATATGCCTAAAATATACCAACTTCTATCTCCCCATTCAAATCATTGATATCTCTCTACGAGTCTTCAGAAATAGCCCTCTATGCTTCTAATTTCTACTATTGCCTCCTTTTCCAAGGATAGCTTCATGGTCTCCAAAAGATATGTTTCCCCAAGAACGAGACCTTATAAATCACAATTTTGATCCTGTCACCCTAAATGCTATACTTAAAAGGCATTGTTCATTGCTCATAGAGTAGTGCCCAGGCCCTGCATGTTCTGGCCCTAGCCGATAGTCCCCACTTCATCTTGTTACTCCCTCTTCTGTTCTCCATCAATATTGCTTTCAGTGCTTTCCTTGCACCAGTCTCCTTCCCCTGCAGGGATTTCTGTATATCTTTCCTAGATCAGTCATTCCACTACCTTCCATAAAATATGACCcaactatttacagtagccaagacatggaaacaacctaaatgcccattgacagatgactgcATAAAAAAGAcctggtatatatacaatggaatattactcagccataaaaagaatgaaataatgccatttatagcaacatggatggatctagagattatcatactaagtgaagtcagaaagagaaagacaaataccatatgatatcacttatatgtggagtctaaaatatgacacaaatgaacttatctatgaaacagaaacagactcacagacatagagaacagacttgtggttgccaagggggaggtgggctggggaaGGGTATGAGTGGGAAtttggagttagcagatgcaaactattatatcaatggataaacaacaaggtcctcctgtataacacaggaaattatattcaatatcctgtgataaaccaaaatggaaaagaatatgaaaaatgtacatgtttataactgaatcactttgctatatagcagaaattaacacattgtaaatcaactatacttcaataatattaaaaaacaaacaaaatccataaAATATGGCCCAGTACAGTTTCACCAAGTCAATTAATTTGAGTTAACACACACATTCTCTAAAGTGCATTGCACAAAGGGACAAAAAGGGAAGAGTAAATAAGAGGAAAGGGTCAAATATGAATGAAAGAGCCTCAGTGTAGACACAAAATAAAACGCTTTGAAAAGATATTTCTGATAGCCTGACAAGAAATTAGTGTACTCAGTTACATCTTCGGAGCACTAATTTTCTTCACTGGGGAAACAGCCATGAAATAGTCTCTGGTCCTTTATTTTTGGCTCAATTAtccagttttatttatcttttagtctttaaattttaaattttgggggtttttgtcatGCATAACatactatttttcttattatactTTACTTGAAAAAGATATCTATTTCATCTAATTTAAGACATTCTTTTCCAATAGAAATAAAGTGAAGGTTCGTTTCATAATTATGTCCCTTGATCTTTAGGTAGACAAGTAAAATGATTTCTAGATTACTTTAATGAGCAAAACTAGATGTAATTGAAgagattagatttttaaaaaaatctgagctAGTTGTGTCTGCTTCATGAATTTTAGATGTCTAAATGGACAAAAGGACTCTTGAACCatttatgtttttccattttggaaaCTTTACAGCTTTCTTAACTTTTTGTTAAGTACTAAAAGCCTGTGCTTATAAGCATTACGAATAAGTTTAATTTTCAAGCTAATAGTTTCAGGTATTACAtgctgaatatttaaaaaacaattccagTATACTAATAGATAGACTAATAATTTGCAAATATGTGGTAGGATTCTTGGAAGCGTTTGCTCAGAAAATTTAGAATATAGTTTAATTATGATAATGCTAAATTTAGAATATGTATTATGATAATTGGATAGATGTTAGCTATCCAAGATAAAGCAATATTGGTTATTTACTGTTTCTCCTACATTTTCCCCTATTTTACTATGTATGTCCAAAATCCGCAAAGTAGAAGTTAGTCACTGAAAATAGAAACCACTTATAAGAACTCTAATTAACATATCACTATTTTTATGGTGTTTCTGAGTCTCCTGAGATTCTAATTATATCTATAATTTGGGTAGTACTTTATAGTTAATTGAAAAGCttttcaaaactcttctccaaagCTGCTGCTCCGTTTGGTACAGACCTGACAGTGATATGGGAGGAACCCACTATAATTTTGCTTAATGTTGCATCCACAGTACATTGCCTACCcgctgaaaatattaaaaatgaactaaattatttattttgcttaattaaTTGCCTATCTGTGATGTAGCTATCCAGGCAACCAACAATAGGACAAAAATAAAGTATCAaagtattatttctatttatacATATCTATAGACTTATTTTGagcaaaatttaaagaaacagctTTTCAGTTTATTGAAAGAAGAGGATAGTTATAGAAATTTGATTTTCACTTTCTAAATAAACAAATGCTGAAAACGTATTTGAAAATAGCCACTGATTGCCTTTAACAATTATCTTAACCTGTGTATATGAAAATAATGGCTTCTCAGTCTCAGACTGAAGTGATTTTTAGTGCACTCTTTGTACATTAATCTTTGCtgataatttaaaaactcatagttttatatatatcagAAATTAGTAAGGTATATCCTTACAGAATATCTTGTGATCTCATGTGGTAATGAACTGAGTGCCTTTTTTCCAACTGCCAAGTATTCATCAGCAAAACAGGATGAGCATAGTTTATGAGGCCATTAATAaacatttcagaatattttcaaaagcCTGAGATAGCCCTGGGCCTTTTATAAATCACCCCATAAAACACAGTCTGAGGCATCTTTAGGATATTATAACATGACAGTTGAACTTAGTCATTTAAAAAGAGAAGgcaataaaatttaaacttatttgtgataaataagaataaataaatatacatatattaaaataaagaagaaaggagtTCTAATTGCTTTTCCTAATCTTGTCCACTAGATATACTCATTGTCATTTAAAATTAGGGCAAGGCATATAGATATGTTCCACTTACAGAAttagacacatttttaaaataagctttggttgtcatttttctttttgttttgtttgctttgttttcaatTTAAATCCTTACTTCATTGGCACGGCTGTTCTTTTCAATTGCCCTTTACTGACaccaaaacttttttattttgtattggaaaaATCCAGTTCAGACTGGTAGTGACAAACATCCCATTAAAATCAGTAAGTcatgtgaattatttttttaaatgcaaactaTATAATATGAAtcttctgcttaaaatccttcagtagtTTTCTACTGTCCAATGGATAAAAATCCTAACTGCTTAGGCTAGCCCTTAAGTATATCTGAACCTTGCCTGCTTATTCTTCCTCCTTAtcctccagccacactgccttCATTCAGTCCCATTTCAGAGCATTCCACATACGTTTCCCCTTCCTGCCATACTTCACCTGGAGTTCTACGGTTG contains:
- the LOC103005501 gene encoding LOW QUALITY PROTEIN: transcriptional enhancer factor TEF-1-like (The sequence of the model RefSeq protein was modified relative to this genomic sequence to represent the inferred CDS: deleted 1 base in 1 codon); this encodes MERMSDSAGKPIDNDAEGVWSPDTEQSFQEALAIYPPCGRRKIILSDEGKMYGRNELIARYIRLRTGKTRTRKQVSSHIQVLARRKSCDFHSKLKDQTAKDKALQHMAAMSSAQIESATAIHSQLGLPGIPRPTFPGAPGFWPGMIQTGQPGSSQDVKPFVQQAYPIQPAVTAPIPGFEPASAPAPSVPAWQGRSIGTTKLRLVEFSAFLERRRDPDWYNKHLFVHTGHANHYYSDPLLLSVDIRQIYDKFPEKKAGLKELFGKGPQNAFFLIKFWADLNCSIQDDVGAFYGVTSQYESSENMTVTCSTKVCSFGKQAVEKVETEYARFENGRFVYRINRSPTCEYMISFIHKLKHLPEKYMMNSVLENFTILLVVTNRDTQETLLCMACVFEVSNSEHGAQHHIYRLVKD